A genomic segment from Triticum dicoccoides isolate Atlit2015 ecotype Zavitan chromosome 1A, WEW_v2.0, whole genome shotgun sequence encodes:
- the LOC119285920 gene encoding uncharacterized protein LOC119285920 produces MASELAKSFGLGEAAAAAAGPGGIDFASVSGGGGLGADQIVEEGQGEAAEDKGGPPGLLDAPPGVLLEVKKEAVVLLGGGLGGVPAPVLRIGDFVAQEDSLGAAIDAEMCTVAAGDADASSVAAVHAAASTVPPVDAEMSTVASVAADTSAMAAVDAETSPAGASVDTEMSAIGAVDADTSTIASVDAEMSSGAMVNKEVERGGGKGEEESKDEESVSSEDEELSEALSSSDEEEEPAKNDEESSEASSSSDEEVPVAKKHSCPSDMEALLEEGELMAGVEDEDDDETPKGPIKSKHEVEVLPPVPKIEVQLEPHHKALPVGTITAIMGERVIVEGSVEHSPLTEGSILWITESRTPLGIVDEIFGPVKNPYYLVRYNSVEEVPAGISAGTTVCFVVEFADHILNMKELYAKGYDESADHDEEADEPEFSDDEQEAEYKRSLRLVKRQTDRPHDSKKPSGDKKRAQTRGAGFRNDMPPRIHNTPTSGHQSQRRFHRSDMADSVTYHSGQQNSPMSTPRDMPPRIHDASTADRRAQPLFHRSDMATAVADSATRQTGPQNFPMSAPTMLPSISMNHAMPSPVQLANQMGSCFINPQQFSQQPNMVWPGGLPPPGQPNMGVDGAALAANIMQNILMGANQFQQYLQNQNFGGFPNGMPMAQQQFMPGSTMSANMMPFGGLPVNHPFGQASQFSMGQGNFGQFPHMAGNQGPPAGFPNTQGFGRFPSQHEDGDQPPGNANMQGHGRLPSTHGDGGQPPMQFNSLPSPRGDGGQQPPMQFNSLPSPRGDGGQPPMQFNSLPSPRGDGGQPPMQFNSGQFNQGNSSFRGRRPQQRGGRHSPGRGGGGGRHRK; encoded by the exons ATGGCGAGCGAGCTGGCCAAGAGCTTCGGcctcggcgaggcggcggcggcggccgctggCCCGGGCGGGATTGATTTTGCGTCGGTGTCCGGAGGCGGCGGGCTGGGCGCGGACCAAATCGTCGAGGAGGGGCAGGGGGAGGCCGCGGAGGACAAGGGCGGGCCACCCGGCCTGCTCGACGCTCCCCCCGGCGTCCTGTTGGAGGTCAAGAAGGAGGCCGTGGTGCTGCTGGGCGGCGGATTGGGCGGGGTGCCTGCTCCCGTGTTGCGGATTGGCGATTTCGTTGCACAAGAGGACAGTTTGGGGGCAGCGATTGATGCCGAGATGTGTACTGTAGCTGCTGGTGATGCTGATGCTAGTAGCGTAGCTGCCGTTCATGCCGCGGCTAGTACTGTACCTCCGGTTGATGCTGAGATGAGTACAGTAGCCTCTGTTGCTGCTGACACTAGTGCCATGGCTGCTGTTGATGCTGAGACTAGTCCCGCTGGGGCTTCTGTTGACACTGAGATGAGTGCCATAGGTGCTGTTGATGCTGATACTAGTACCATTGCTTCTGTTGATGCTGAGATGAGTTCTGGGGCCATGGTAAATAAGGAAGTGGAGCGTGGTGGAggcaagggggaggaggagagcaAGGACGAAGAGTCGGTGAGCAGCGAGGATGAGGAATTAAGTGAAGCCTTATCGAGCagtgatgaggaggaggagccggccaaGAATGATGAGGAGTCGAGTGAAGCCTCGTCGAGCAGTGACGAGGAAGTGCCGGTGGCCAAAAAGCATAGTTGTCCCAGTGACATGGAGGCCCTCCTTGAAGAGGGTGAGCTTATGGCTGGAgtcgaggatgaggatgatgacgaaaCACCAAAGGGTCCTATCAAGTCCAAACATGAAGTAGAG GTACTTCCTCCAGTTCCAAAGATTGAAGTGCAGTTGGAACCGCATCATAAGGCACTTCCAGTGGGGACAATTACAGCT ATCATGGGGGAGAGAGTGATTGTTGAAGGATCAGTGGAACACAGTCCCCTGACTGAGGGTTCTATACTCTGGATAACTGAGAGCAGGACGCCACTTGGCATTGTTGATGAAATATTTGGACCTGTAAAAAACCCTTACTATCTTGTGCGGTATAATTCCGTGGAAGAAGTGCCTGCTGGGATCAGTGCAGGAACTACAGTCTGCTTTGTTGTGGAGTTTGCAGATCATATCCTAAATATGAAGGAGCTATATGCCAAAGGCTATGATGAATCTGCTGACCATGATGAGGAGGCAGATGAACCTGAATTCTCTGATGATGAGCAGGAGGCTGAGTACAAAAGATCACTACGACTGGTAAAAAGGCAGACTGATAGGCCGCATGATTCTAAGAAACCTTCTGGTGACAAGAAGAGGGCGCAGACCAGGGGTGCTGGATTTCGAAATGACATGCCACCAAGGATCCACAATACACCGACATCTGGTCACCAGTCACAGCGTCGTTTCCACCGCTCGGATATGGCTGACAGTGTGACATATCATTCGGGTCAACAAAATTCTCCGATGAGTACACCAAGGGACATGCCACCTAGAATCCATGATGCATCAACAGCAGATCGCCGAGCACAGCCTCTATTTCACCGGTCTGATATGGCAACTGCTGTTGCTGACAGCGCAACACGACAAACGGGTCCTCAAAACTTTCCTATGAGCGCACCAACAATGCTGCCATCAATCTCAATGAATCATGCTATGCCATCACCTGTTCAACTTGCAAATCAGATGGGCAGTTGCTTCATCAATCCACAGCAGTTCTCTCAGCAGCCAAATATGGTTTGGCCCGGCGGGCTTCCACCTCCAGGGCAGCCAAACATGGGAGTTGATGGAGCTGCTCTTGCAGCTAATATTATGCAGAATATACTTATGGGAGCCAACCAGTTCCAGCAGTATTTACAGAATCAGAACTTTGGTGGCTTCCCAAATGGAATGCCCATGGCCCAACAACAATTTATGCCAGGGAGCACAATGAGTGCAAACATGATGCCATTTGGTGGACTGCCAGTAAATCATCCTTTTGGTCAGGCATCTCAATTTTCTATGGGGCAAGGCAACTTTGGTCAGTTTCCACACATGGCTGGCAACCAAGGGCCACCTGCTGGATTTCCCAACACCCAAGGATTTGGGCGCTTCCCATCACAACATGAGGATGGAGATCAGCCTCCTGGAAATGCAAACATGCAAGGACATGGGCGCCTCCCTTCAACGCACGGAGATGGAGGCCAGCCTCCTATGCAGTTCAATTCCCTACCATCACCCCGCGGAGATGGAGGTCAGCAGCCTCCTATGCAGTTCAATTCCCTACCATCACCCCGTGGAGATGGAGGTCAGCCTCCTATGCAGTTCAATTCGCTGCCTTCACCCCGTGGAGATGGAGGTCAGCCTCCGATGCAATTCAATTCGGGGCAGTTTAATCAGGGGAACTCATCCTTCCGTGGTAGAAGACCACAACAACGTGGAGGCCGACATTCACCAGggagaggtggtggtggcggacggCATCGCAAGTAG